A window of the Myxocyprinus asiaticus isolate MX2 ecotype Aquarium Trade chromosome 11, UBuf_Myxa_2, whole genome shotgun sequence genome harbors these coding sequences:
- the LOC127448451 gene encoding frizzled-7-A-like codes for MQHCCGITKYFLVFFCLALQPSCGQYHGEKGISIPEHGFCQPISIPLCTDIAYNQTIMPNLLGHTNQEDAGLEVHQFYPLVKVQCSMDLKFFLCSMYAPVCTVLEQAIPPCRSLCERARQGCEALMNKFGFQWPERLRCENFPVHGAGEICVGQNTSDSGSPTSDPTPYVPELITLGPSVVRPSQQFTCPLQLKVPTYLKYHFMGEKDCGAPCEPTKPNGLMYFREEEVKFGRLWVGIWSILCCVSTLFTVLTYLVDMRRFRYPERPIIFLSGCYFMVAVAYAAGFFFEDKVVCIDKFNDDGYKTVAQGTKKEGCTILFMILYFFGMASSIWWVILSLTWFLSAGMKWGHEAIEANSQYFHLAAWAVPAVKTITILAMGQVDGDLLTGVCYVGIYNVDSLRGFVLAPLFVYLFIGTSFLLAGFVSLFRIRTIMKHDGTKTEKLEKLMVRIGVFSVLYTVPATIVIACYFYEQAFREQWEKTWHMQTCKRFAVPCPVNNFAPMSPDFTVFMIKYLMTMIVGITSGFWIWSGKTLQSWRRFYKRLSNSNQGETTV; via the coding sequence ATGCAGCACTGTTGTGGgattacaaaatattttcttgtgtttttttgcCTGGCCTTGCAGCCATCCTGCGGCCAGTATCACGGAGAGAAGGGCATTTCCATTCCCGAACACGGCTTCTGCCAGCCCATATCGATCCCTCTGTGTACGGACATTGCCTACAATCAAACCATTATGCCTAACCTTTTGGGTCACACCAATCAGGAGGACGCCGGACTGGAAGTGCACCAGTTCTACCCTCTCGTCAAAGTCCAGTGCTCGATGGACCTGAAGTTCTTCCTCTGCTCCATGTACGCACCGGTGTGCACGGTGCTCGAGCAAGCCATCCCGCCGTGTCGCTCCCTGTGTGAGCGGGCGAGACAGGGCTGCGAGGCCCTCATGAACAAGTTCGGCTTCCAGTGGCCCGAGAGACTCCGCTGCGAGAATTTCCCCGTCCACGGCGCGGGAGAGATCTGCGTGGGCCAGAACACGTCGGACTCTGGAAGCCCGACATCTGACCCGACGCCCTACGTACCCGAACTGATCACGTTAGGGCCAAGCGTGGTCAGACCCAGTCAGCAATTCACATGCCCACTGCAGCTGAAAGTGCCCACTTACCTCAAGTACCACTTCATGGGCGAAAAAGACTGTGGTGCGCCATGCGAGCCCACTAAACCCAACGGATTGATGTATTTCCGGGAGGAGGAGGTCAAATTCGGCCGGCTTTGGGTGGGCATTTGGTCCATTTTGTGTTGCGTTAGTACCCTGTTCACTGTGCTCACATACTTGGTGGACATGAGGCGGTTTCGCTACCCAGAGAGGCCCATCATCTTCCTCTCGGGCTGCTATTTCATGGTGGCCGTCGCCTACGCGGCAGGTTTTTTCTTTGAAGACAAAGTAGTTTGCATTGACAAGTTTAACGATGATGGCTACAAGACTGTGGCCCAGGGCACGAAGAAAGAGGGATGCACTATTCTCTTCATGATCCTCTACTTCTTCGGCATGGCAAGCTCAATTTGGTGGGTCATTCTGTCCCTCACATGGTTCCTCTCTGCGGGAATGAAGTGGGGTCACGAAGCTATCGAGGCCAACTCTCAGTACTTCCACCTCGCTGCTTGGGCTGTGCCAGCAGTTAAGACTATTACCATTCTCGCCATGGGACAAGTGGACGGTGACCTCCTCACCGGGGTGTGCTACGTTGGCATCTACAACGTGGACTCCCTGCGCGGGTTCGTGCTGGCGCCGCTCTTCGTCTACCTCTTCATCGGCACCTCTTTTCTCCTGGCCGGGTTCGTGTCACTTTTCCGCATCAGAACCATCATGAAGCACGACGGCACCAAGACGGAGAAGCTGGAGAAGCTGATGGTGCGCATCGGCGTGTTCAGCGTGCTCTACACGGTACCGGCGACGATTGTAATCGCCTGTTATTTCTATGAGCAGGCTTTCCGAGAGCAGTGGGAGAAAACCTGGCACATGCAAACGTGTAAGCGCTTTGCTGTCCCTTGCCCAGTCAATAACTTTGCCCCCATGTCTCCGGATTTCACCGTCTTCATGATAAAGTATCTGATGACCATGATCGTGGGAATCACCTCTGGATTTTGGATATGGTCTGGGAAGACCCTGCAGTCTTGGCGCAGGTTTTATAAAAGGCTCAGTAATAGTAATCAAGGGGAGACAACGGTATGA